In the genome of Paenibacillus pabuli, one region contains:
- a CDS encoding ThuA domain-containing protein, which translates to MDHRKKALLLGDYTHPDWHPLQGVDAEISRIFHDTMTVQCSENRNMLLQENITGFDVCICYMDDWKGKVSPQQTAGLLSYVSNGGGLVIIHNGISLQNRYELKQMIGAKFLHHPPYAPLEFKVTEESHPVTEGISGFTMEEEPYQFEFGSFAETKVLLEYQSDEGPKPAAWAHRYGVGRIVYLMPGHHVPSFAHETYRQLILQAGKWAARYV; encoded by the coding sequence ATGGATCATCGTAAAAAGGCGTTGCTGCTTGGTGATTATACTCATCCGGACTGGCATCCGCTGCAAGGTGTAGATGCGGAAATTAGTCGGATTTTTCACGATACTATGACTGTGCAGTGCAGCGAGAATCGCAATATGCTGCTGCAAGAAAATATAACTGGTTTTGATGTTTGTATCTGTTACATGGATGATTGGAAGGGCAAAGTCTCTCCACAGCAAACAGCAGGCTTATTGTCCTATGTTAGTAATGGAGGTGGACTGGTCATTATACATAACGGAATTTCGCTCCAAAATCGTTATGAACTGAAGCAGATGATCGGTGCCAAGTTTCTGCATCATCCACCCTACGCACCACTGGAGTTCAAAGTAACGGAAGAGAGTCATCCGGTGACGGAAGGCATTTCGGGATTTACAATGGAGGAAGAGCCTTATCAGTTTGAGTTCGGTTCTTTTGCGGAAACAAAGGTTCTGCTGGAGTATCAATCCGATGAAGGACCAAAGCCCGCAGCTTGGGCACATCGATATGGTGTTGGACGTATTGTTTACCTGATGCCAGGACATCATGTACCTTCGTTTGCG